From one Nycticebus coucang isolate mNycCou1 chromosome 14, mNycCou1.pri, whole genome shotgun sequence genomic stretch:
- the POLD4 gene encoding DNA polymerase delta subunit 4, whose amino-acid sequence MGRKRLITDSYPVVKRREGPAGHCAGELAPELGEEPQAPNKEEAELELLRQFDLAWQYGPCTGITRLQRWHRAEQMGLEPPPEVCQVLKTHPGDPRFQFSLWHLYPL is encoded by the exons ATGGGCCGGAAGCGGCTTATCACTGACTCCTACCCTGttgtgaagaggagggaggggcccGCTGGGCACTGCGCAGGGGAGCTGGCACCGGAGCTAG GGGAGGAGCCCCAGGCCCCCAACAAGGAGGAAGCAGAGCTGGAGCTGCTGAGGCAGTTTGACTTGGCCTGGCAGTATGGGCCCTGCACAG GGATCACTAGACTGCAGCGCTGGCATCGGGCAGAGCAGATGGGCTTGGAGCCTCCCCCAGAAGTGTGTCAGGTGCTGAAGACTCACCCTGGAGATCCCCGCTTCCAGTTCAG CCTCTGGCATCTCTATCCCCTGTAA